aaccctgtattgaaaaactaactgccgggcggtggtggcacacgcctttaatcccagcacttgggaggcagaggcaggtggatttctgagtttgaggccaacctggtctacaaagtgagttccaggacagNNNNNNNNNNNNNNNNNNNNNNNNNNNNNNNNNNNNNNNNNNNNNNNNNNNNNNNNNNNNaaagaaaaagaaaaagaaaaagaaaaagaaaaagaaaaagaaaaagaaaaagaaaaagaaaaagaaaaagaaaaagaaaaagaaaaagaaaaaaaaacctaactgtATTTCTAGAAAACATCCATTAATAGTAGCACTTGCTATTTTAACGTAGACAGAGATCTCGTAAGGTTTACAAGCTTAGAAAACTATGCAACTCAAATCAATCACAAAGCCCACCTCCAAGATTACATATGCAGTAAAGATTCCAGGAGATGCTTCAGTGGTCCTCCCTACAGGTTTGCAGGGAGCCACAGGGAAGCAGCTTTCTTGAGTCATCTCCCATACTGGAACAGGCTTCTTGGCGATGCACCTGCCTGAGGGTCTGCCCCTAACCCTGTAAGAAactccaataaactcactggctcaTCAGCCTTTTCCAGAACCATCTCTTGGTTGTGTCATTGGTGGTCTGTCCGGGGCAAACAGACATCTACTCTAGTATCCCTCACGGCACAGTTAGAGCCCGAACACGGACAGACAGAACCAAAGCTGGAGTGAGGAGGACCTGCTTGGTCGCTGCCATGGGTGATAAGGCTCAGCCTGATCTGCTTGGAGCTGAAGCAGCCATGAGGGCAAGCCCAATTTGGCTGCCAGTGCTGCATGTTTTGATTTGTTGCTGAAGCAGCAGTTGTATTGTCTCCGTTATGAGACACACAACCAATGTCAAGGTGTCTGCACGTGAGGCACCTCAGGGTCCCATAAAGACACACAACATATTGTggtgcagagaaagaaaagtctgACCTTCTCCCTGTTCCACCTTTTCCTTTATTCGGATGCTCAGCAGAACTGAGGATTCTCTCCATAGACAGAGTAGCACGCTTCCTTAATAAAGGGAGTCTgccacacagatacatagatgtgAAATCTATGGGTCAATAAGTACACAGGGGCCTTGATAGTGCTCCAAGATAGGAAACTATGGTAACTGAAAAATAGTCTGCGTCTGAGCTACTTGAATGGAAAGAAGGCTTTAAAACAGAAGTGAGAGATTCCCCTCACAGCCTGGCCCATGAGATCACAGAGCATGGCGACAAGTGGAATTCAGTCTGAGGACTGCAGAAATATAGAAATGGAGAAATATAGCTAACTTTCCCTTCCTTGAGACAAAAGCTGGGTAGTATGAACTGGTGCGAAAGAGTGCCTGCTACCAGCCATTCAGGACacttggtgtactggctagttttgtgtcaacttgacacagctggagttatcacagagaaaggagctttagttggggaaatgcctccatgagatccagctgtaaggcattttctcaattagtgatcaagggggagaggccccttgtgggtgggaccatctctgggctggtagtcttggattctataagagagcaggctgagcaagccaggggaagcaagccagtaaagaacatccctccatggcctctgcatcagctcctgcttcctggcctgcttgagttccagccctgacttcccttggtgatgaacagcagtatggaaatgtaagctgaataaaccctttcctccccaacttgcttcttggtcatgatgtttgtgcaggaatagaaaccctgactaagactctTGGTTAGTGCTGGCTGCGGTCAGGACATACGGACACTGCTGAGAAAGCTGGACATGGGGGCTTTGGGAGTGGTACAGGACTTTAGTTACGTTGCTAAGGCCCGTGGTGGGATATGACTGTCATGAGACATGACATGCTGTAGAACATTTGGCTGATTGGGACTGGCACATACATCGGGTTTTAGGTGCTAAAGAACTCACGATGAAATGGGGGCAGGGAAGCCAGATGATGGAGACTTCATGGATTTCAAAAGCAAATGTAACAAGATTTGTATTGAGTTCTGAGTTCCCAAGGAAAAATTTTGAGAGAAAAATCAAGTGCCAAGCTAGCGAGTCTCTGAAAGGCTTTAAAACCTGGGCAACAATTTACCAGGGGAACGAGAGAGGGAATGAATGTCAGAGtagaacaaattaaaattaaaaacaaaaaaaagattaagcTTGTCCTAGATTTAAAGAGTTGTTTTCCACAGAGAATGCTCGATATAAATTTTTCCTCTACCCAAACTATGTCTACTTGGGGGCACAGTTGTTTGCCCAGTCCAGGACCCTCTCACAGCCAGGTAAAGCTGTCGACAGTCCTGGAAGCAGCCTGTCAGGATTGCGAGGTGACCCCAGTGGCAGGTATGGCTATCGCAAGCACAGCCCTGAGGATGTACAGGGGCAGTGACAGCAAGCTGTTCCTCCTGTACCAACAGGAATTTGGTCTCAGGTTTATGCCACTGGCTCCTTGGTTTCAGACCTTTGGACTTAGGTTGAGTTAGAGTCCCCTAAGTCCCCAGCTTGTGGATGGAAGGGGCCTGAACTTCTCAGCCCCTAGAATCACAGGACTTAAGTTGCCAAATAAATACACGAACAGATTATCAgaatccttaatcattagggaacaGCGAGGGTCACAATGAATTAACACTACATATACTGGTAAGGGTaaattttttaactgaaaataccAAGTATTGGTAAGAATGATGACTGATTAACACTCTTTGTTTGTGGAAATGTAAAATAGTGTAGCTtgggaaataaaattatttttttacatatctTAATAACCTTACTCCTAGTCTGTAGCGTGTAATTATTAAAAACCAATCCACGCTAAAGCCGGCTACATGCCAGCAGTGGCGGTTTCCCTGCCCCTGTGCGATACCCAAGCAACAGTGCCATGTTTCCTGAGTTCACTGCTGCTGAACTGCTCCCAGGCCATCTGCCCCCTCTGCTACCTGCTGTGGCTAGCCTGCTGAGACTGGAAGCTGCTGCCTCTAAACCTCTAGCCCCATTAAATGAAGACTCCAAAGGCATGTAATGTATCAGCCACATTTGTAACAGTAAATCCTTAACCCCCAACATGCTCACACAGAAAACTCAAAATTCAattgatataaatacaagctgcacacctagatGAGGCAAATGTACCCGACATTACTCTATTGTCCTTCTATGATATCCAAAGCTACCTATGACTCTTTCAAGCCACGTGGATCAGGttcaccttcctcctccatcttctttctctgtccttctctcctctctctgtctttctgacccctctctaaaacttttagccctgccttctttttccattgtccaatcacaggctctagccttataTTTCCCTTGACCTCACCTGTGTACAGATAGCAATctacatccccccacccccttgttcAATTAAAGGGctcttttctctcatatataaattgagcacaactattaccattctgtaatttataaaatttaagatacgcctaacatccagtccatcatttttgtcaattaagTAAAGCACACTGTCATCTTCCTAACTTTAAAAGGCTTATAATTTTACACCTCATTTGTGTCCTGGTTTTAGATTgtataccatctgaaaaccatcctctcaaatctataTTATCTTTCTCAGTGCTAAACAGTTTGCGTTGGCTATGAGACGACAACCAGTCTTCAACCCCATTAGAAATCCAAAAATGACTAATAGTACCTGAAAAATATAAGGAGTACAAAACATAGCTTCTAATaattagccaatttatagagatcACTGATAACCTGGGCAGACCCTCATTCCTCAAAACCTTGGAGCACCCGTCTCCAGCCtgctggcccaggatcatctgacagacctttgtgACCTCTGTAACGTAGAATTTTAAAGAACTGattaccctgtcttggcagagatTATCTGTTGACTATTCTCATAGTGTGTCCTTTTTCtggacagtattttgtctgtagatgaattgaggcaattcttgcctagtggctatCTCAccacaactggagcaactccactgatgctcaatttcttctgtGAATCCAAGAAAGgggtgctgtcaggagcagacagttctctagtcaaatgatctttaataaagaaatggccataaatgtcatattctgtgtcAGAAGCCTTTGAAGACTATCTATCTACGTAAAGCATTTCTGAACTGTTAAGCCTTGACTGCTCTCAGTCATTTCTAATTGAAATatcttgaaaacaccctaacatttaactcagagccatgaatttgctatcTGGCCCTTATCTTGTATGCTCAATCATCTAAGATCAGTTTGTAATGGCAGTTagagaaggactgggtctaagctttGTATACTTAAATATGTTGTATAGGCATAATGCCTGTATgagaacaacaatattaatctCTACTTTTATATCAATAAAGAAattcataccaatgaaaaccttaaatttgtatcaattaAAATCTGTACCAATGTAAGGGATTATAACTTCAACCTTGTATCAAtaataaagatttctaccaatgtagGATATAGCTATGTAATGTTTTAATGTATATTCTCACTAACCTGAAGATAGAAAAATATGGATATAGATAGATGCTCAGAAACATCTTTATATCTGCCCCAAACTCACaagtcacatgatttttttttttttttatctgttaacTGGATGAATATTGTAAGTTGGTTTTCTTTGATACAAAGGAGTAGTCCCCACGAATCCTAGTCTGGTGTGCAGACTAATTGGAGGTGACCACTCACCCCAACAGGTAAGTGATGAAAATTAAAGTCCACGGTTCCTCTGAGAAGCACAGAGATGTGAGACAATGGGAAATGGGCACAGTTTTAAACAGATGCAAATAAGCACTTCCCATGGCTCTTCCCCAGGCTCAGCACAGAAAGAAACGAACAGGATTACCAAAGTCCCACCTGCTATCTGGAAGTGGTGTGTCTGATCATCCCCAGACAATGCCTACAGATCAGGGTTCTAACTGGCCTGGATGAGATTGCAGCAAAGCACCCATCTCATTATTACACACACCCGCCCCCAGACAGATCTCCAATGAAGGGATTAAAAGACACCACACGGcaccaaaataaaaatcttcatagTGGAATAATATAGTAACTGAATTGAAATCTTCAATGAGGAAATATTGTGAATTGCTGTCTGGTTTTCTGCCCCCTCAAAACGGGTGCCTGTATTCATGTGAGGTCAAGTGAAATCTTAATTAGTCAGATAAGAGTAgaacctgtgattgggcagtggaagggaaggcagagctgaATGTtttagagaggggagagagagacagagacagacagagagacagagacagagagacagagacaggagagacaagATGGGAACTGTAGAAGAGGATGATGAGCTGGACCCACATGGCCCAAGGAGCCATAAGTAACTGGGGATTTCACAGATGGACAACTGACTAAAGTAGGGCACatctgcccagtctaggtgtATAGCTTATATCagtatcaattgagttttgagttctttgtgtgggcattttggggGCTGAagatttactgttataaatctggCTAATAAATCACAAGTctctggagttttccttttacgGGGCTAGGGGATTAGAGCCAGCAGGGCGGATGGCTTGGGCAGTTCATCAGCTAGCTAGCTGAGGGAAAAAGGGGGCGGGCGAGCTGGACTTAGCATGGATTGAATTTTTTATAATTACACACTACAAGGAAGTCTAACATCAGACAAggtcaagaagaagaaaagatcagCCAGTTTGGAGACATATCCCCAACAATCAGCCAAACTGAAAATAGAACaggaaaaagaatataaagatataaagatgAATTATTATGAGATGTACACTCAGTACAGTCAGGCAGATATTGTGTTGAGAGAGTaccagaagaggcaggaagagtcAGAAAGCTTATACCGAAAGAAGGTGCAATTTCTTtctaataattcttttattttaacaatatatatatatatatatatatatatatatatatatattccttgcATCTAAGAAATTCAAGTATACAAAGCAAAAATTGGCAAATCTGAAaggagaagttgacagaagcccAATATTAGTAAAATGATTTCAATGTTCACTTTTCACAATGGTTAGAAAACCCAGAAGCCaagtgtggtgcatgcctgtgattggctggaattgaacccaagacttCACGCACACTAGATAAGCCctctacaaactgagctacagccccagcacAACAGCAACATTTCAGTGATGTGAGCAGCAGAAAACGAGCTGCTGAGTGTGCCTTATAAACTGCAACACACTCAATACTTCAATTTCAGTGTTTTccaaatgacttttattttttactattttctacATCAAATTATGAACAAGCACATTGTGACTAAGGATAcacaggcaagtgctctatcctCGAGCTGTGCCCCTGTCACAAGCAAAGACGTATGACCACTTAGTAAACATCTATTAATCAGAGGTGAAATTCAAATTCATTGGAATAATACCCGGGAAGGGAGCCAGGGATAGAAACCATGTATCATTAATATAATACCCCGGAGGGGAGCAAGAGATAGAGAACACCAGCCGGAATCCAGAATATTTACTAACAACAcagagaatggaaattggtgcAAGCAGTCTGAAAGACAAAGGTGAGATTTCTGGGTCCTCAACGACATGTGGATCTACTAAAACCAAGTGTGACctataaaaaaaggaagaaagaaatgttcgTCACAACACTATAAAAGCACCAAGGTGGAAACTATAGATCCAATCATTTAACTACACCAGGATAGTCACAGGCAAGTCTTCGGACATAATACTGCACACTGTTGAGAGGCGAGTAGTTACATGGCACAACGGAATGCATTTCAGAGTCTGACCTGCAGTACcagcctgggctggggagatcTAGTTTAGTTGTAGAGCCTTTTCTTAGAATGAGAGAGCGTCTCAGCTTTGTCTGTAGCCCCACAAAActacatctctctttttttaagtgTCACGGAgttttagtctttattttattattgattgattattttatttatttacatttcaaatgttatcccccttcctggttcccctctgaaaaccccctatcctcccactgcttctatgagggtgcttcccccacccacccacccactcactcccaccttaccgccctagcattcccctatgcatcaagccttcacaggaccaagggcctctcctcccattgaaaccagataaagccatcctctgctacatatgcagctggagccatgggtccctccatgtgtattctttggttggtggtttagttcctgggtgCGGaagtttgcagccaaccatcggactgagcatggggaccccaatggaggagttaggggaaggactgaaggagctgaaggggtttgcaaccccataggaagaacaacaatatcaaccatttagactctccccaccccaccctgagcccccagagctcccagggacaaaagtACATCTTAAAGAAGTAACTACTAAATGACTCCATTGATATAAGGTTAAATGGATTCTGGCACTTTGCCTTTAGAAGCATCTTAGAAAATGTACCTTACAGGGTAAAGAGAAAAGTACTAGTGACAAGGTATTTAAAGTATTTCctaaaggaaggaaagcaggatgCACCGTCTGCAGAAGCCATGGTGTTAATAGGATGGATGGCACAACGGCTGCAAGCGTGCTTCCTGTGTGTTCACCAGCCCTGCAGCACCACTCTGAGATGAAGGAGTTGAGAGGATGCAAGGTGCAATGTCCATCAAGTGTCTCAGAATTCCCAGAGCAGCCGGCAGGAGGCCCCGGAATACTCACAGCTACTTCACGAAGAGAACCGGCATTTCCTTTGATTCTAAGCAGCACAATGATTGAGTAccacagaaaatgtgataaatttcTTGGTTTTGACATTTATTCCTGCAAATGCCCTTTAGTTTCCAGCATGTGTCGTAAATCCGTCTTATGTACATATTCACCCCACTTCTAACTGCAAACAGAGGGGAAAGGGTTAACATACAATTATTGTCCTCCAGTGTCACATGACCAAGGATAAATTAGACTTCAGGCACTTCATACATTTTAATAAGAAACTCTACATAATCAAATATATCCATTCTATCTTACAGTTACATACTCCTTCTAGTTACTTTGACCTCATTTTCCATGGACTTATTAGGAGCTGTTAGCTCCCATGATCCAAAATTACATGAGCCACTGATCATTTATATGCATATGACAACACGGTATATTCAGCTTGCAGCCATTTTCAACATAGAAAGATCAGACAGTGAAGAAGTTCCAGTGGTATACAGACTCTGTACCAGGAAACACAATCGTCTCCCAAAGGAGCTTTTGATTGTCAAAACCTGAGTCTGAACAAAGGATGAGCAACAGCCTAGAATtcagaagcccttggtcctatccCCATATTTCCAATAACCTTCAGGATGACTTTTTGTTATGTGCCCCATTACCTGTCCTAGCTTAATTACAAGAGACTCAGGGGTGTCCTATGGGATAATGGATAAGAAATAGCTGGAAGTACCTAAAACCCATGCCCAAATCTAGCAACATTGACACTTAAGTGCCTCTGGAAGCCAAGAAATAATGGGCAGGTGGTATGGGGGACAGTTTATGGGAAAGGGTGTAGCCCTGGGTCATTTTGCTCTTCTGTGTTAAGCCTTGGTGTCTCACCTAGCTACCAGCATAGAAGCATGGACTGAGTTTTGATCTGCAGAAAGAATCAATACATGCAAATAATCAATATTGTATGATCGAAT
The sequence above is drawn from the Mus pahari chromosome 8, PAHARI_EIJ_v1.1, whole genome shotgun sequence genome and encodes:
- the Defb135 gene encoding beta-defensin 135, which codes for MGSLQLILVLFVLLSYVPPVRSGVNMYIRRIYDTCWKLKGICRNKCQNQEIYHIFCGTQSLCCLESKEMPVLFVK